Proteins encoded by one window of Homo sapiens chromosome 10, GRCh38.p14 Primary Assembly:
- the FAM24A gene encoding protein FAM24A isoform X1 — translation MAKMFDLRTKIMIGIGSSLLVAAMVLLSVVFCLYFKVAKALKAAKDPDAVAVKNHNPDKVCWATNSQAKATTMESCPSLQCCEGCRMHASSDSLPPCCCDINEGL, via the exons ATGGCAAAGATGTTTGATCTCAGGACGAAGATCATGATCGGCATCGGAAGCAGCTTACTGGTTGCCGCGATGGTGCTCCTAAGTGTTGTGTTCTGTCTTTACTTCAAAGTAGCTAAGGCACTAAA AGCTGCAAAGGACCCTGATGCTGTGGCTGTAAAAAATCACAACCCAGACAAGGTGTGTTGGGCCACGAACAGCCAGGCCAAAGCCACCACCATGGAGTCTTGTCCATCTCTCCAGTGCTGTGAAGGTTGTAGAATGCATGCCAGTTCTGATTCCCTGCCACCTTGCTGTTGTGACATAAATGAGGGCCTCTGA